From the Deinococcus gobiensis I-0 genome, the window GAGGGGCGGGCCGCCGCCCCCTCCCCCACCGCCGCAGGCCGGCCGTCCCTGGTGGGCGGCCGGTCTTGTCTGTAGGCTGGGCGCAGATGGACGGCGGCACACAAGCGACTTTGCTGCGATACCGGATTCTGGTTGACCTCACCCTGATCCTGGCGCGCACGACCCGCCGGCATGACCTGCTCGACGCCGTGCACCTGCACATGGGGCAGCTGTTCGTCGCGCCGATCACCATGCTCGCCCTGCGTGGCCCGCAGGGACAGTGGACCTGCCTGACCCGCGAGGCCGACCGCCTGCACCACAAGACCCTGACGCCTCAGGCCGACGGCCTGCTCGAACGGGTGTGGGCGGGACGGCTGCGCCTGACCAACGACCTCGCCACCTACGTGCAGCAAGAAGGCGTCACCCTGCGGCGGCTCGACCAGGCCTCCGCGCTGCCGCCGACCGCCTCGTGGATGGGCGTGCCGCTGGGCCACCCCGGCGCGGACGTGACCGGGGTCCTCTCGGTGCAGAGCTACCGGCAGGCGGCCTTCTCGCCGCAGGACCTCGAACTGCTGGAGGTTTTCGCGGCCCACCTGAGCGTGGCGCTCGACAACGCCGCGCTGCGCGAGCGCCTGGAGTGCGAAGCCATGACCGACGAGCTGACCGGCCTGGGCAACCGCCGCCGCCTCATGCTGGAAGGCGAGCGGGCGATGGCGCAGGGGCCGCTGTGCGTCGCGCTGCTCGACATCCAGGATTTCAAGCAGGTGAACGACGAGCGCGGGCACCTCGTGGGCGACGCCGTGCTGCGCGAGGTGGCCGAACTGCTGCGGACCTGCGTGCAGCCCAGTGGCGAGGCCTTCCGGCTCGGCGGCGACGAGTTCGCCCTGCTGTTGCCTGGGCCGGTCGGAGACCAGGAACCGCGCCTGCGCCAGCTGCGCGCCGCGCTCGCGGCGATGCCGGCCGACCTGGCCGCCGAGGTCAACCTGGGGCTGGCCGGCAGCCGGCCTGGCGAGGGCCTCGACGACCTGCTGGGACGCGCCGATGAGCGGATGTACCAGGCCAAGGCCCGCCGGGTCTTCGTGGACCCGCCGCGCGCCCCGGCCCCGGTCCCCCCGGAGCACTGACGCAGGGCCAGCGACACGCCGCCTTCCTCAGCGCGGTTGCAGGTCGAAATCCCACTCGAAGGAGCGGCCCCAGGGCAACCGGGCATCTTCCAGGGTGTAGCTGCCGCCCAGGCGCAGCGGGAAGTAGTCGCGCGCGAGGCTCAGCAGCTTGTCCTGGGCCTGGGGGGTATTCAGGGCGGTCTCGGGCACGGCCCTACGCAGCGCGGCGCGCAGTTCGGCGCTGTAGATCACGTCGTTGGCGTACTCGCGGGCCAGCAGGGCGTCCTGCCGCACGGGGTCGGCCGCCACTCCGGCGGCGGGCAGGGCCACCTTGGCGTGGGCCAGCGCCGTGCCCAGGTTGTTGCCGGGCGTGCCCCAGGCGGCGAGGGCGCGCAGGTTGGCGTTCTGGCGCAGGGTCGAGAGGTCGCTCCACAGCCGCACGTTGCCCAGGTTGACCTGATTCACGTCGGCCACCGCCACCGCCCCGGCGCGCAGCAGGGCGCTGACCCGCAGCGCCGCCCGGCGGGGGTCGCCGCCGTTGTAGACGTACAGCGTCAGGTCGGCGGCCCCCGTCGCGACCGTGTAGCCGCTCGCCTCGGCGTGGTTCACGGCACTCTGGGTCAGGGGAATGCCCTCGTAGCGCACTGCGGCCTTCGCCTTCTCGGGATCGCTGTACTCGATGCGCACCGTGGCCGGCTGCGGCGCGCGGGCACGGGCCACCAGCATCGAGAGGACCTCGTCGGCGCCGGGGTACACCCGCACGTTGGCCGGGGCGTCTGCGGCCAGCGCCGCGCCTTCCTGCGGCGCCGGATTGCCGGGCAGGGCGTCGTCCCAGGTGACGTGCAGCTCGCGGAACACGCCCTCACGCGCCCAGCCCACGAGCGCGCGGGCCACCGCCAGGTTGCGGGCCCGGTCGGTGGCGTCGGGCTCGCGCGGCAGGGTCACGAAGGCGTAGACCGGCTGGCCGGTGCGCGCCGCCCACTCGCGGATGGGCGCGA encodes:
- a CDS encoding GGDEF domain-containing protein; the encoded protein is MDGGTQATLLRYRILVDLTLILARTTRRHDLLDAVHLHMGQLFVAPITMLALRGPQGQWTCLTREADRLHHKTLTPQADGLLERVWAGRLRLTNDLATYVQQEGVTLRRLDQASALPPTASWMGVPLGHPGADVTGVLSVQSYRQAAFSPQDLELLEVFAAHLSVALDNAALRERLECEAMTDELTGLGNRRRLMLEGERAMAQGPLCVALLDIQDFKQVNDERGHLVGDAVLREVAELLRTCVQPSGEAFRLGGDEFALLLPGPVGDQEPRLRQLRAALAAMPADLAAEVNLGLAGSRPGEGLDDLLGRADERMYQAKARRVFVDPPRAPAPVPPEH
- a CDS encoding DUF4127 family protein, which encodes MNVSATLALAALSLGAAAQAQAAAPQPALPAPLLLPLDSRPATRVLPALIADLRGGEAAVVPAALLGNATRGADPAALAAWLAAQPTDRPLVAALDALAYGGLVQSRTSPLSAEQALARLAPIREWAARTGQPVYAFVTLPREPDATDRARNLAVARALVGWAREGVFRELHVTWDDALPGNPAPQEGAALAADAPANVRVYPGADEVLSMLVARARAPQPATVRIEYSDPEKAKAAVRYEGIPLTQSAVNHAEASGYTVATGAADLTLYVYNGGDPRRAALRVSALLRAGAVAVADVNQVNLGNVRLWSDLSTLRQNANLRALAAWGTPGNNLGTALAHAKVALPAAGVAADPVRQDALLAREYANDVIYSAELRAALRRAVPETALNTPQAQDKLLSLARDYFPLRLGGSYTLEDARLPWGRSFEWDFDLQPR